From a single Gallaecimonas xiamenensis 3-C-1 genomic region:
- a CDS encoding class I SAM-dependent rRNA methyltransferase — protein MPRNALVLAEGREKSVKRRHPWIFAGAVHHSKGKPKAGDTVEIYSQDGTWLARAAYSPASQIRARVWTFDKNEEVDADFFARRINAADERRRPMVEREGITGYRVVAAESDGLPGITIDRYDNVLVCQLLSIGADVWRDAIVAALKARFPGCVIHERSDVEVRRKEELVPLVQTLQGELPGKVAIMENGVKLWVDLVQGHKTGYYLDQRDNRAAVLPYVDGKEVLNCFAYTGGFGCYALKGGAKHVTQVDVSESALALAKDNLALNGLDESRCDFVKEDVFALLRRYASEGRQFDVIVLDPPKFVDSKANIKGAARGYKDINLHALKLLRPGGILLTFSCSGLMDMGLFQKIVADAALDAGRDAQILRFLSQSADHPVNVHYPEGLYLKGLVVQVS, from the coding sequence ATGCCCCGTAACGCCCTGGTTTTGGCCGAAGGCCGTGAAAAATCCGTCAAACGTCGCCACCCCTGGATCTTCGCCGGGGCCGTGCACCACAGCAAAGGCAAGCCCAAGGCCGGCGATACGGTGGAGATCTACAGCCAAGACGGCACCTGGCTGGCGCGGGCTGCCTATTCCCCTGCCTCGCAAATTCGTGCCCGGGTCTGGACCTTCGACAAGAACGAAGAAGTGGACGCCGACTTTTTCGCCCGCCGCATCAATGCCGCCGACGAACGCCGCCGCCCCATGGTGGAACGGGAAGGCATCACCGGTTACCGGGTGGTGGCGGCCGAGTCCGACGGCCTACCCGGCATCACTATCGACCGCTACGACAACGTGCTGGTCTGCCAGCTGCTGTCCATCGGTGCCGATGTCTGGCGTGACGCCATAGTAGCCGCCCTCAAGGCCCGCTTCCCCGGCTGCGTTATCCACGAACGCTCCGACGTGGAAGTGCGCCGCAAAGAAGAGCTGGTGCCCCTGGTGCAAACCCTACAAGGGGAGCTGCCCGGCAAAGTGGCCATCATGGAAAACGGCGTCAAGCTGTGGGTGGACCTGGTCCAAGGCCACAAGACCGGCTACTACCTGGACCAGCGGGACAACCGCGCCGCCGTGCTGCCCTATGTGGACGGTAAAGAGGTACTGAACTGCTTTGCCTACACCGGTGGTTTTGGCTGCTATGCCCTTAAAGGCGGCGCCAAGCATGTTACCCAGGTGGACGTGTCCGAGTCGGCCCTGGCCCTGGCCAAAGACAACCTGGCCCTGAACGGCCTGGACGAAAGCCGCTGCGACTTCGTCAAAGAAGACGTCTTTGCCCTGCTGCGCCGCTACGCCAGCGAGGGCCGCCAGTTTGACGTTATCGTGCTGGACCCGCCCAAGTTCGTGGACTCCAAGGCCAACATCAAGGGCGCGGCCCGGGGCTACAAGGACATCAACCTCCATGCCCTGAAATTGCTGCGCCCCGGCGGCATACTGCTGACCTTCTCCTGCTCCGGCCTGATGGACATGGGCCTATTCCAGAAGATTGTCGCCGACGCCGCCCTGGACGCAGGCCGCGACGCACAAATCCTGCGCTTTTTAAGCCAATCCGCCGACCACCCGGTCAACGTCCACTACCCCGAAGGCCTCTACCTTAAAGGCCTGGTGGTACAGGTCAGCTAA
- the rimO gene encoding 30S ribosomal protein S12 methylthiotransferase RimO, with the protein MSNQTVGFVSLGCPKNLVDSERILTQLRVEGYNIVPSYNDADLVIVNTCGFIDSAVQESLDAIGEALNENGKVIVTGCLGAKEDEIREIHPHVLGITGPHAYEAVLDTVHKHLPVPKQHNPFLDLVPPQGVKLTPRHYAYLKISEGCNHRCSFCIIPSMRGDLVSRPVGQVLSEAERLVNAGVKELLVISQDTSAYGVDTKHRTDFWNGRPVKSDMYQLTEALGELGVWTRLHYVYPYPHVDNVIPLMAEGKVLPYLDMPLQHASPDILKKMKRPGQVERTLERIQRWRRDVPDLTLRSTFIVGFPGETEDDFQMLLDFINEAELDRVGCFKYSPVEGATANALPNPVDEAVKEERFARFMEAQQRISAAKLQRKVGTVQEVLIDEVDEEGAIGRTKGDAPEIDGVVYLNGESAVKPGDIVKVNIDNADEYDLWGSKL; encoded by the coding sequence ATGAGTAACCAGACCGTCGGCTTCGTCAGCCTGGGCTGCCCTAAAAACCTGGTGGATTCCGAGCGGATCCTCACCCAACTGCGGGTGGAGGGCTACAACATAGTTCCCAGCTATAACGATGCCGACCTGGTGATCGTCAACACCTGTGGCTTTATCGACAGCGCCGTACAGGAATCCCTGGACGCCATAGGTGAAGCCCTCAATGAAAACGGCAAGGTCATCGTTACCGGCTGCCTGGGCGCCAAGGAAGATGAAATCCGTGAAATTCATCCCCATGTGCTGGGCATCACCGGCCCCCACGCCTATGAGGCGGTGCTGGACACCGTCCATAAGCACCTGCCGGTGCCCAAGCAGCACAACCCCTTCCTGGACTTGGTGCCGCCGCAAGGGGTCAAGCTGACTCCGCGCCACTACGCCTACCTGAAGATCTCCGAAGGCTGTAACCACCGCTGCAGTTTTTGCATCATCCCCAGCATGCGCGGCGACCTGGTGTCCCGCCCGGTGGGCCAGGTGCTGAGCGAGGCCGAGCGCCTGGTCAATGCCGGCGTCAAAGAGCTGCTGGTGATAAGCCAGGACACCTCCGCCTACGGCGTCGACACCAAGCACCGCACCGATTTTTGGAACGGCCGCCCGGTCAAATCCGACATGTACCAGCTCACCGAGGCCCTTGGCGAGCTGGGGGTCTGGACCCGGCTGCACTATGTCTACCCCTACCCCCATGTGGACAACGTCATTCCGCTGATGGCCGAAGGGAAGGTGCTGCCGTACCTGGATATGCCGCTGCAACACGCCAGCCCGGACATCCTTAAGAAGATGAAGCGCCCCGGCCAGGTGGAGCGCACCCTCGAGCGCATCCAGCGCTGGCGCCGCGACGTACCGGATCTCACCCTGCGCTCCACCTTTATCGTCGGCTTCCCCGGTGAAACCGAGGACGACTTCCAGATGCTGCTCGACTTCATCAACGAAGCCGAGCTGGATCGGGTGGGCTGCTTTAAGTACAGCCCGGTGGAAGGGGCTACCGCTAACGCCCTGCCCAACCCGGTGGACGAAGCAGTCAAAGAAGAACGCTTCGCCCGCTTTATGGAAGCCCAGCAGCGCATCAGCGCCGCCAAGCTGCAGCGCAAGGTCGGCACTGTGCAAGAGGTGCTGATTGACGAAGTAGACGAAGAAGGCGCCATCGGCCGCACCAAGGGCGATGCTCCGGAGATCGACGGCGTGGTGTATCTGAACGGTGAAAGCGCCGTGAAGCCCGGTGACATCGTCAAGGTCAACATCGACAACGCCGACGAGTACGACCTCTGGGGCAGCAAGCTCTAA
- a CDS encoding AraC family transcriptional regulator, producing the protein MVNSCQLDITWPYLEPLYLALGQPAPAEAGQSRLDAGLYFKALAQGCAQSRSFAVDMGLGARAADYLVLGQLLQSCNRLEQALAALLRYQWLVARLGEARLQLEGELALLCWQPWPGVPDLAVERNMAGWLGYARFLLGPGYQPLSLDLGHRAPGAEAMLSQRLGCPVRFGAAQNALVFPRSWLDLPLRGDEGLHQHLTQYAEGHLRRLAPDSRSQALAAMDSLVGQQLVTLEAVADALALSPRQLQRQLAREGLCFRELLDSWRAGQLAALAEKDWGWSEIAAALGYAEQGALIKACRRWYGCTPGELKKKKGP; encoded by the coding sequence ATGGTGAACAGCTGCCAACTGGATATCACCTGGCCTTACCTCGAGCCCCTCTACCTGGCTTTGGGCCAGCCAGCCCCCGCTGAGGCTGGCCAGAGCCGCCTGGATGCCGGGCTGTACTTCAAGGCTTTGGCTCAGGGCTGCGCCCAATCACGGAGTTTTGCCGTTGACATGGGCCTTGGCGCCCGCGCTGCCGACTACCTGGTGCTGGGGCAGCTGCTGCAAAGCTGTAATCGCCTGGAACAAGCCCTGGCGGCCCTGCTGCGTTACCAATGGTTGGTAGCCAGGTTGGGAGAAGCCAGGTTGCAGTTGGAGGGGGAGCTGGCCCTGCTTTGCTGGCAGCCCTGGCCTGGGGTGCCGGACCTGGCCGTGGAGCGCAATATGGCCGGCTGGCTGGGCTATGCCCGCTTTTTACTGGGACCCGGCTACCAACCGTTGTCTCTGGACCTTGGCCATAGGGCGCCTGGGGCTGAAGCCATGCTGAGCCAGCGCCTGGGTTGCCCGGTGCGGTTTGGCGCCGCCCAGAATGCCCTGGTCTTTCCCAGGAGCTGGCTGGATTTGCCGTTGCGGGGTGACGAGGGCCTACATCAGCACCTTACCCAGTATGCCGAGGGGCATTTACGGCGCCTGGCGCCGGACAGTCGCAGCCAGGCCCTGGCGGCCATGGACAGCCTGGTGGGGCAGCAACTGGTCACCCTGGAAGCCGTGGCCGATGCCCTGGCCCTGTCACCCAGGCAGTTACAGCGCCAACTGGCTCGGGAGGGGCTTTGCTTTCGGGAGTTGCTCGACAGCTGGCGGGCCGGCCAGCTCGCCGCCCTGGCGGAAAAGGACTGGGGGTGGAGTGAAATTGCCGCCGCCCTTGGTTATGCCGAGCAGGGGGCCCTTATCAAGGCTTGTCGCCGCTGGTATGGCTGTACGCCAGGGGAACTTAAAAAGAAAAAGGGACCCTAA
- a CDS encoding sterol desaturase family protein produces the protein MDTLLLLLAAPIFLGLILKEQYQHPMRYQKGETFRNMLLAASYQLSEWLVWFPALWVYQLLYQQRFFTLEAGPGTFLLLFVAQDFLYYWFHRCSHRCHWFWAAHVVHHSSAGFNYSTALRQSLFYPLVGMWLFWSPLALLGFKPGWIVTMVALNLAYQFFVHSPDPRSWGWLEKYFNTPSHHRVHHASHAPYLDQNFGGVLIIWDKLFGTFTPEQSPCRYGVVNMPPKEDLVTVLTHEFGMLLADIKKPQPLRLRLLRLFGRPY, from the coding sequence ATGGACACCCTGTTATTACTCCTGGCGGCGCCGATATTTCTCGGCCTTATCCTCAAGGAACAATACCAGCACCCGATGCGATATCAAAAAGGGGAGACTTTTCGCAATATGTTGCTGGCCGCCAGCTATCAACTGAGCGAATGGCTGGTTTGGTTCCCGGCCCTTTGGGTTTACCAGCTGCTTTATCAGCAGCGCTTTTTCACCCTGGAAGCGGGCCCCGGCACTTTCCTGCTGCTTTTTGTCGCACAGGACTTTCTTTATTACTGGTTTCACCGCTGCTCACATCGTTGCCATTGGTTTTGGGCAGCCCATGTGGTGCATCATTCTTCGGCCGGATTTAACTATTCCACCGCCCTGCGCCAGTCGCTTTTTTATCCCCTGGTAGGAATGTGGTTATTTTGGAGCCCCTTGGCCTTGCTCGGATTTAAACCTGGCTGGATAGTGACCATGGTGGCCCTGAATCTGGCTTACCAGTTTTTTGTTCACAGCCCCGATCCCCGCTCTTGGGGCTGGCTTGAGAAGTACTTCAATACCCCCTCTCACCACAGGGTTCACCATGCCAGCCATGCCCCTTACCTGGATCAGAATTTCGGGGGCGTGTTGATTATCTGGGACAAGCTTTTTGGCACCTTTACCCCTGAGCAAAGCCCTTGCCGTTACGGGGTGGTCAATATGCCCCCAAAAGAGGATCTGGTCACAGTCCTGACCCATGAGTTCGGGATGCTGCTGGCAGACATAAAAAAACCGCAGCCCTTAAGGCTGCGGCTTTTGCGACTTTTTGGGCGCCCTTACTGA
- a CDS encoding cytochrome b produces the protein MWKNSSQGFGRLAIGIHWLSALAVFGLFGLGWWMRTLSYYDPWYRLGPWWHKSIGISLLALTLLRVLWRWRNTKPRPLGTALEQKLAGFGHGLLYLLLVLVMVTGYLISTADGRGISVFDWFEVPALVTGLHDQAEVAGSIHWYAAWSLVVLALGHGLVALKHHFINKDGTLKRMLVTQPSEEN, from the coding sequence ATGTGGAAGAACTCGTCCCAGGGTTTTGGGCGCCTGGCCATCGGCATCCATTGGCTCAGTGCCCTGGCCGTCTTCGGGCTTTTTGGCCTGGGGTGGTGGATGCGCACCCTGTCCTATTACGACCCCTGGTATCGCCTGGGGCCCTGGTGGCACAAGTCCATCGGCATCAGCCTGTTGGCCTTGACGCTGCTGCGGGTGCTGTGGCGCTGGCGTAACACCAAGCCGCGTCCCCTGGGCACTGCCCTTGAGCAAAAGCTGGCGGGGTTTGGTCACGGCCTTTTATACCTGTTGCTGGTCCTGGTGATGGTGACCGGTTACCTCATTTCCACCGCCGACGGGCGCGGTATCAGCGTATTTGACTGGTTTGAAGTGCCGGCCCTGGTGACCGGCCTGCATGACCAAGCCGAAGTGGCCGGCAGTATCCATTGGTATGCGGCCTGGAGCCTGGTGGTATTGGCCCTTGGCCACGGCCTGGTGGCCCTTAAGCACCATTTCATCAATAAAGACGGCACCTTGAAAAGGATGCTGGTGACACAACCGAGCGAGGAAAACTGA
- a CDS encoding YceI family protein has protein sequence MMKKTLLATALLGALATPAMAADYVIDHEGQHAFIQFKIKHLGYSWLLGQFNDFDGTFSYDDKNPQASKVSVNINTDSLNSAHAERDKHLKSKDFLDVASFPKASFESTAFTPKADGTAVLTGNFTLHGVTKPISIDVTHIGGGADPWGGYRQGFEGTTSFKLADYGINYDLGPASKEVQIYISLEGVRQ, from the coding sequence ATGATGAAGAAGACCCTGTTGGCAACGGCCCTGCTGGGCGCCCTGGCCACTCCGGCCATGGCCGCCGACTACGTGATTGACCACGAAGGCCAACACGCTTTCATCCAATTTAAAATCAAGCACCTGGGTTACAGCTGGCTGCTGGGCCAGTTTAACGATTTCGACGGTACCTTCAGCTACGACGACAAAAACCCCCAGGCCTCCAAAGTCTCGGTCAACATCAACACTGACAGTCTCAACTCGGCCCATGCCGAGCGTGACAAACACCTGAAGAGCAAAGACTTCCTGGACGTGGCCAGCTTCCCCAAGGCCAGTTTTGAAAGTACTGCTTTTACCCCCAAGGCTGACGGCACCGCCGTGCTCACCGGCAACTTCACCCTGCACGGCGTGACCAAGCCCATCAGTATCGATGTTACCCACATCGGTGGCGGCGCCGATCCCTGGGGTGGTTACCGTCAGGGCTTTGAAGGCACCACCTCCTTCAAGCTGGCCGATTACGGTATCAACTACGATCTGGGCCCGGCTTCCAAGGAAGTGCAGATCTACATCTCCCTGGAAGGCGTTCGTCAGTAA
- a CDS encoding methyl-accepting chemotaxis protein: MREVKFRWIDKYLIHLKLQEKLFLLFGLPMLVMVLLASIGISRDFKALEDEQLHLAQAQVQTLAQALAVLPEAEAIKAVKAAGDDLALYQANGRPFPGFAGSLSNKLERLAQSAQVEHGQIMAATSVPGRDWYLSLHSPLEEAEFWATSQDYLVLLGAALVLLSIITYYVSTFIGGALYTQVQALTKVAEGDLTFRLNFFPVRDEFSTLAIAIDKLAERQHQLVKLIKESSDALGGSADLFGSEAANTQRLAQDQRQSLDSLATAMEEMSATVKEVARHAEDASGETQHASNESQKGARNIQQTIGAIEALSREIFEASAAVTKVNDNARRIDEVVTTINGISEQTNLLALNAAIEAARAGEQGRGFAVVADEVRTLAARTQQATVEIQKMIEALQAGTGEVARIMDKTVQQAEHGGTLIAQAGEDLTTITRHSEQVFSMMAQIAASAEEQSAVAEEIAQNITAVRQQSLSVEQAAQDNAKGTQELQGLARSLADILKGLKI; this comes from the coding sequence ATGCGCGAAGTCAAGTTTCGCTGGATTGACAAGTATCTTATCCACCTGAAATTACAAGAAAAACTCTTCCTTCTCTTCGGTCTTCCCATGCTGGTAATGGTGCTGCTTGCCAGCATAGGCATCAGCCGCGACTTCAAGGCCCTGGAGGACGAACAGCTGCATCTGGCCCAGGCCCAGGTACAGACCCTGGCCCAGGCCCTGGCCGTGCTGCCCGAGGCTGAGGCCATCAAGGCGGTCAAAGCCGCAGGGGACGATCTGGCCCTGTACCAGGCCAATGGCCGCCCCTTCCCCGGCTTTGCCGGCAGCCTGTCCAATAAACTGGAACGCCTTGCCCAAAGCGCCCAGGTTGAGCACGGCCAGATCATGGCTGCCACCAGCGTTCCGGGCCGGGACTGGTACCTGAGCCTGCATAGCCCCCTCGAAGAAGCGGAGTTCTGGGCCACCAGCCAGGACTACCTGGTCTTGCTGGGCGCGGCCCTGGTGCTGCTCAGCATCATCACCTATTACGTTTCTACCTTTATCGGCGGCGCCCTCTACACCCAGGTGCAGGCCCTGACCAAAGTCGCCGAGGGGGATCTCACCTTCCGCCTCAATTTCTTCCCGGTCCGTGACGAGTTCTCCACCCTGGCCATCGCCATCGACAAGCTGGCCGAGCGCCAGCACCAATTGGTCAAACTCATCAAGGAAAGCTCAGACGCCCTGGGCGGCTCTGCCGATCTGTTCGGCAGCGAAGCGGCCAACACCCAGCGCCTGGCCCAAGACCAGCGCCAAAGCCTGGACTCCCTGGCCACCGCCATGGAAGAGATGAGCGCCACCGTCAAGGAAGTGGCCCGCCACGCCGAAGACGCCTCAGGCGAAACCCAACATGCCTCCAACGAGTCGCAAAAAGGCGCCCGCAATATCCAGCAGACCATTGGTGCCATCGAGGCCTTGTCCAGAGAGATCTTCGAGGCCAGCGCTGCCGTGACCAAGGTCAACGACAACGCCCGGCGCATCGACGAGGTGGTCACCACCATCAACGGCATTTCCGAACAGACCAACCTGTTGGCCCTGAACGCCGCCATCGAAGCGGCCAGGGCCGGTGAGCAGGGCCGGGGTTTTGCGGTGGTAGCCGACGAAGTGCGCACCCTGGCGGCCCGCACCCAGCAGGCCACGGTGGAGATCCAAAAGATGATTGAAGCCCTGCAGGCCGGTACCGGCGAAGTGGCGCGGATCATGGACAAGACGGTGCAACAGGCCGAGCACGGGGGCACCCTCATCGCCCAGGCCGGTGAAGATCTCACCACCATCACCCGCCACTCCGAACAGGTGTTCTCGATGATGGCGCAAATCGCCGCCAGCGCCGAGGAACAAAGCGCCGTGGCCGAAGAGATTGCCCAGAACATCACGGCAGTGCGCCAGCAGTCCCTGTCGGTGGAACAGGCCGCCCAGGACAACGCCAAGGGCACCCAGGAGCTACAAGGGTTGGCCCGCAGCCTGGCCGATATCCTAAAAGGCCTGAAGATCTGA
- a CDS encoding phospholipase — protein sequence MKRIIIAALPCLLASQAQAFTQDTHKRIVVDAVAYMQAHPDTTQYGRLVQYASQAGLTVDQLAERLGQGAYDVDDFEDTYLCGAVTGDCVRAPLWGTLSSIVSYSSYWHFQNHTQGPDAHGNDFGGYNYDKLTVWGDVDNLAASWLKGDHLDDGPGGKGGWFGDDSEYNSYGLTEAHYRQGSTSNYGMYQDFETMPFQPIDNLAQYWYGRYLANHSVDALGFSLHSTDLLQPHHTWTTSALNHSGWESWVRDYYDSEQLASDNLVTAALDDFDSIAVDEDDIRPLLTQGGSLSYSQGGLVLNSKDHNERVMVGRIVVPHAIAMVVKVLNHAMQR from the coding sequence ATGAAAAGAATCATCATCGCAGCACTGCCTTGCCTGCTGGCCAGCCAGGCCCAGGCCTTCACCCAGGACACCCACAAGCGCATCGTCGTTGACGCCGTGGCCTACATGCAAGCCCACCCCGACACCACCCAGTACGGCCGCCTGGTGCAATACGCCAGCCAGGCCGGCCTGACGGTGGATCAGTTGGCCGAGCGCCTGGGCCAGGGGGCCTATGACGTGGACGACTTCGAGGACACCTACCTGTGTGGCGCCGTCACCGGCGACTGCGTCAGGGCGCCGCTGTGGGGCACCCTGAGCAGCATCGTCTCCTACAGCTCCTACTGGCACTTTCAAAACCACACCCAGGGCCCCGATGCCCACGGCAACGATTTTGGCGGCTACAACTACGACAAGCTCACCGTCTGGGGGGACGTGGACAACCTGGCCGCCTCCTGGCTCAAGGGTGACCACCTGGACGACGGCCCCGGCGGCAAGGGCGGCTGGTTTGGGGACGACTCAGAATACAACAGCTACGGCCTGACCGAAGCCCATTACCGCCAAGGCTCCACCTCCAACTACGGCATGTACCAAGACTTCGAGACCATGCCCTTCCAGCCCATCGACAACCTGGCCCAGTACTGGTACGGCCGCTACCTGGCCAATCACAGCGTCGACGCCCTGGGCTTCAGCCTGCACTCCACCGACCTCCTTCAGCCCCACCACACCTGGACCACTTCGGCCCTCAACCACTCGGGCTGGGAGTCCTGGGTCCGCGACTATTACGACAGCGAGCAGCTGGCCAGCGACAATCTGGTCACCGCCGCCCTGGACGACTTCGACAGCATTGCCGTGGACGAGGACGATATCCGCCCCCTGCTCACCCAGGGCGGCAGCCTGTCCTATAGCCAAGGGGGCCTGGTGCTGAATTCCAAGGACCATAACGAGCGGGTGATGGTGGGGCGCATCGTAGTGCCCCACGCCATCGCCATGGTGGTCAAGGTGTTGAACCATGCGATGCAGCGTTAA
- a CDS encoding electron transfer flavoprotein-ubiquinone oxidoreductase, with protein sequence MFRAGVPMERETMEFDVVIVGAGPAGLSAACRLKQLDPDLMVCVVEKGSEVGAHILSGALFEPRALNELFPDWQHQGAPLNTPVSGDELYLLNEKGQTALPGWAIPKPMHNDGNYIISLGNLCRWLAEQAEALGVEIYPGFAAAEVLFDDNGKVTGIQTGDMGRLKDGSEGPQFQPGMNLTARQTLFAEGCRGHLGKQLLERFKLDQGKEPQHYAIGFKELWQVPKEQHQSGLVVHGAGWPLDKTATGGSFLYHLEDGLVSVGLIVDLNYKDPYLSPFDEFQRMKHHPLFAQYLKGGERISYGARAIAKGGLHALPQPVFPGGMLIGCDAGTLNFAKIKGSHTAMKSGMLAAEALVDDFKGEEPLTASHFARRFEASWLYQELHGARNFGAALHRWGPLLGGAYNWLEQNLLGGKAPWRLSDPVADHLQLETVDLHQPRQYPKADNKLSFDRLSSVFISNTNHEENQPCHLKLKDPEVPVAYNLPRFDEPAQRYCPAGVYEIVEEEGAKRLQINAQNCIHCKTCDIKDPSQNILWVTPEGAGGPNYPNM encoded by the coding sequence ATTTTTCGAGCAGGAGTCCCTATGGAACGCGAAACCATGGAATTTGATGTCGTCATCGTCGGCGCCGGTCCGGCGGGCTTGTCGGCGGCCTGTCGCCTCAAGCAACTGGACCCGGATTTGATGGTCTGCGTGGTGGAAAAAGGCTCGGAAGTGGGAGCCCATATTCTGAGCGGCGCCCTTTTCGAACCCCGCGCCTTGAACGAGCTGTTTCCCGACTGGCAGCACCAGGGGGCACCGCTAAATACGCCGGTCAGCGGTGACGAACTGTACCTGCTGAACGAAAAGGGCCAGACAGCCCTGCCCGGCTGGGCCATTCCCAAGCCCATGCACAATGACGGCAACTACATCATCAGCCTTGGCAACCTGTGCCGCTGGCTGGCCGAACAGGCCGAAGCCCTGGGGGTGGAGATCTATCCCGGCTTTGCCGCCGCCGAGGTATTGTTCGATGACAACGGCAAGGTCACCGGTATTCAAACCGGTGACATGGGCCGCCTAAAGGACGGCAGCGAAGGCCCCCAGTTCCAGCCGGGTATGAACCTGACAGCCCGCCAGACCCTGTTCGCCGAAGGTTGCCGTGGCCACCTTGGCAAACAATTGCTGGAGCGCTTCAAGCTGGACCAGGGCAAGGAGCCCCAGCATTACGCCATCGGTTTTAAGGAGCTGTGGCAAGTTCCCAAGGAACAGCACCAGAGCGGCCTGGTGGTGCACGGCGCCGGCTGGCCCCTGGACAAGACCGCCACCGGCGGCAGTTTTCTCTACCACCTGGAAGACGGCCTGGTGTCGGTGGGGTTGATCGTGGACCTTAATTACAAGGACCCTTACCTCTCCCCCTTCGATGAATTCCAGCGCATGAAGCACCACCCCCTCTTTGCCCAATACCTTAAGGGCGGCGAGCGGATCAGCTACGGCGCCAGGGCCATCGCCAAAGGAGGGCTCCATGCCCTGCCCCAGCCGGTCTTTCCCGGCGGCATGCTCATCGGCTGTGACGCCGGCACCCTCAACTTTGCCAAAATCAAAGGCAGCCACACCGCCATGAAATCGGGGATGTTGGCCGCCGAAGCCTTGGTTGACGACTTCAAAGGGGAAGAACCCTTGACCGCCAGCCATTTTGCCCGCCGTTTCGAGGCCTCCTGGCTATATCAAGAGCTGCACGGCGCCCGCAATTTCGGGGCCGCCTTGCACCGCTGGGGCCCCTTGCTGGGAGGCGCCTATAACTGGCTGGAGCAAAACCTGCTGGGAGGCAAGGCACCTTGGCGCCTGTCCGATCCGGTAGCGGATCACCTGCAATTAGAAACCGTGGATCTTCATCAGCCACGCCAATATCCCAAAGCCGATAACAAATTGAGTTTTGACAGGCTGAGTTCAGTTTTTATTTCCAATACCAACCACGAAGAAAATCAGCCCTGTCATTTAAAACTCAAGGATCCCGAGGTACCGGTTGCCTACAACCTGCCCCGTTTTGACGAGCCGGCACAGCGCTATTGCCCGGCAGGCGTTTATGAAATTGTTGAGGAAGAGGGTGCCAAGCGTTTACAAATCAATGCGCAAAATTGCATCCACTGTAAAACCTGCGATATCAAGGATCCTTCTCAAAATATCCTCTGGGTTACCCCAGAAGGGGCAGGCGGACCCAACTACCCCAATATGTAA
- a CDS encoding H-NS family nucleoid-associated regulatory protein, translating to MSDFLQILGNQRRLNAATKELSLQELEEIKGKLDAIIEQRASEEEERQKEDAERVAKIDELRKAMAEAGISAEDILGGAGAPASRRGGKGAKRAPKYRLEKDGEEHLWTGIGRMPKVFKEIVDNGGSLDAYLIK from the coding sequence ATGTCAGATTTTCTGCAGATTCTGGGCAACCAACGTCGCCTGAATGCCGCCACTAAAGAACTGAGCCTGCAAGAGCTCGAAGAAATCAAAGGCAAGCTGGACGCCATTATCGAGCAACGCGCCTCCGAAGAAGAAGAGCGCCAAAAAGAAGATGCCGAGCGCGTTGCGAAAATCGACGAACTGCGTAAAGCCATGGCTGAAGCCGGTATTTCTGCCGAAGATATCCTCGGTGGCGCTGGCGCCCCCGCTTCCCGCCGTGGTGGTAAAGGTGCCAAGCGCGCCCCCAAATACCGCCTGGAAAAAGACGGTGAAGAGCACCTGTGGACCGGTATCGGCCGCATGCCCAAAGTATTCAAGGAAATCGTCGACAACGGCGGCAGCCTGGACGCTTACCTGATCAAATAA
- the ribA gene encoding GTP cyclohydrolase II: MTAEAGENAVKVRRQVEIPVLGGRYLATFITFDNLADGKEHFAIALGDWQRSEPLVRMHSECVTGDVFLSARCDCGPQLEEAIVRISAEGGLILYLRQEGRGIGLINKLDAYALQDEGMNTYEANRALGFEDDQRDFTVAAEMLKALGVDHIRLLTNNPRKVAQLTDNGIQVDGRVGTRVYRNDHNERYLAAKKEEGHHALGEDEPCCPAHSKY; the protein is encoded by the coding sequence ATGACAGCTGAAGCTGGCGAAAATGCAGTAAAGGTAAGGCGCCAGGTGGAGATCCCCGTCCTTGGAGGCCGGTATCTGGCGACCTTTATCACCTTCGACAACCTGGCTGACGGCAAGGAACACTTCGCCATCGCCCTGGGCGACTGGCAGCGAAGCGAGCCTCTGGTGCGAATGCATTCCGAGTGCGTTACCGGCGACGTCTTCCTGTCGGCCCGCTGCGACTGTGGCCCGCAGCTGGAAGAAGCCATAGTGCGGATCAGCGCCGAAGGCGGCCTTATTCTCTATCTGCGCCAGGAAGGGCGCGGCATCGGCCTTATCAATAAGCTGGACGCCTATGCCCTGCAGGATGAGGGCATGAACACCTACGAGGCCAACCGCGCCCTGGGCTTCGAAGACGATCAGCGGGATTTCACTGTGGCCGCCGAGATGCTCAAGGCCCTGGGAGTGGACCATATCCGCCTGCTGACCAACAACCCCCGTAAGGTGGCCCAGTTGACGGACAACGGCATCCAGGTGGACGGCCGGGTTGGCACCCGCGTCTATCGCAACGACCATAACGAGCGTTATCTGGCCGCCAAGAAAGAAGAAGGGCACCACGCCCTGGGTGAAGACGAACCCTGCTGCCCCGCCCACAGCAAGTACTGA